One window of Pocillopora verrucosa isolate sample1 chromosome 9, ASM3666991v2, whole genome shotgun sequence genomic DNA carries:
- the LOC131783791 gene encoding prickle planar cell polarity protein 3 isoform X2 → METVKKVETTKPPQKPPRPSISKVCANCKCPRENHDMSVDADADVDVDEVEFKVKGLKINSDTNREDDLPSPPPLSNNNEYQTMKIFTTQSSLVDNDLFPPPPPPSTASDYLWSPPGLTTGQVEAYMKSLPEDRIPIPGSPGEDYYIKQRVYQNPPQDKAPVHFSNIPEPQREAFVQFWNNEDNAKGTGKVKVPLGRRETCQSCFKTIPKGDVVVSAELDDSEVSCYHAACFCCATCWELLVDLTYFQYGNKVYCARHHAELSRQRCYGCDELIFTGEYTIAMNKSWHLGHFRCNECDVSITGKQFIVRDEKPVCVDCFDCRFANVCDHCHGKIGPDAKDVSTADDRHWHEMCFLCELCRKPLRSDGKFTFYKEQVLCNDCYITNFQKTCAGCHYAIESGSARLEYNGTYWHEECFKCAVCREAIGTSGFVPKDDEFYCPGCYQNLHAKRCADCGEPLSEGGVLYNEQTWHKECFSCFTCHESLASRPFSVHSGHRYCIECYGRFLAKQCEVCFKPIIGGEYFTLEESNFHKECFNCTRCQRSLANEGFVREGVELLCASCAD, encoded by the exons CAAAGTGTGTGCGAACTGCAAATGTCCCCGTGAGAACCATGATATGTCTGTGGACGCTGATGCTGATGTCGATGTAGACGAAgttgaattcaaagtaaaaggCCTTAAAATCAACTCGGACACGAACCGCGAAGATGATTTACCGTCCCCTCCCCCGTTGTCAAATAACAACGAATACCAAACGATGAAGATATTTACTACTCAATCTTCCCTTGTGGATAACGATTTGTTTcccccacctccccctccctcAACGGCCTCAGATTACCTTTGGTCTCCTCCTGGATTGACGACTGGTCAG GTAGAGGCTTACATGAAGTCCTTACCAGAGGATAGAATTCCCATCCCTGGGTCACCTGGAGAAGATTATTATATAAAACAGCGCGTATATCAAAACCCTCCACAAGACAAAGCGCCCGTGCATTTCTCAAATATTCCAGAACCTCAAAGAGAAGCTTTTGTTCAATTCTGGAACAACGAAGATAATGCAAAAGGAACCGGAAAGGTCAAAGTTCCTCTTGGAAGAAGAGAG ACTTGCCAATCGTGTTTCAAGACCATCCCTAAAGGCGACGTAGTGGTTTCAGCTGAGTTAGACGACAGTGAAGTGTCATGCTATCACGCTGCATGCTTCTGCTGCGCGACTTGTTGGGAGCTGTTGGTAGACCTCACCTACTTCCAGTATGGAAACAAAGTCTACTGCGCAAGACATCACGCTGAGTTGTCAAGGCAACGTTGCTATGGATGTGATGAG CTTATCTTCACCGGGGAATACACCATAGCCATGAATAAAAGCTGGCACTTGGGTCATTTCCGATGCAACGAGTGCGACGTCAGCATCACCGGCAAGCAGTTTATTGTCAGAGACGAAAAGCCCGTATGCGTTGACTGTTTTGACTGCAG ATTTGCCAACGTGTGTGACCACTGTCATGGCAAGATTGGACCTGATGCTAAAGACGTATCAACAGCTGACGATCGACATTGGCATGAAATGTGTTTCCTGTGCGAGCTGTGTCGGAAACCTCTGCGATCAGACGGAAAATTTACTTTCTACAAGGAGCAAGTTCTGTGTAATGATTGCTACATCACTAACTTCCAGAAGACGTGTGCAGGATGCCATTATGCCATCGAGTCTGGGAGCGCGCGCCTAGAATACAATGGCACCTACTGGCATGAAGAATGCTTCAAGTGCGCCGTCTGTCGGGAAGCTATCGGGACTAGCGGTTTTGTTCCAAAAGATGATGAGTTCTACTGTCCCGGATGCTATCAGAATTTACATGCCAAGCGTTGCGCGGATTGCGGAGAGCCACTCTCCGAAGGCGGTGTCCTCTACAACGAACAGACCTGGCACAAGGAGTGTTTCAGTTGTTTTACCTGCCATGAATCGTTGGCATCTCGACCATTCTCTGTGCATAGTGGCCACCGCTACTGTATCGAGTGCTATGGAAGGTTCCTGGCCAAGCAGTGTGAGGTCTGCTTTAAACCAATTATCGGCGGTGAATACTTCACGTTAGAGGAGTCAAATTTCCACAAAGAGTGCTTTAACTGCACTCGGTGTCAGCGGTCTCTGGCCAATGAAGGATTTGTTAGAGAAGGGGTTGAACTTCTATGCGCCAGCTGTGCTGATTGA